Proteins encoded in a region of the Flavobacterium sp. MDT1-60 genome:
- the mfd gene encoding transcription-repair coupling factor, giving the protein MSKNALYTTYDNLPKTQQIATQLLEQNQVKMNLSGLLGSAVSFIIRAVFKKTELPFLIVLDNKEEAAYYLNDLEQMIGEQDVLFYPASFRRPYQIDETDNANVLLRAEVLNRINSRKKPAIIVTYPEALFEKVVTRQQLDKNTLKVALNDKISIDFINEVLFEYEFKRVDFITEPGEFSVRGGIVDVFSFSNDHPYRIEFFGNEVDSIRSFDVETQLSVETHKKIMIIPNVENKIFQENRESFLDYIAEKTVLFIQNTDGLFSQLDKQFARAEEAFEKLSGEIKHATPEQLFLNQSSFIKRALDFSIVELASKPIFKTTKKVEFHFQPQPSFNKQFDLLLNNLSDNHFNGYKNYLFCSNETQAKRFHDIFESLDEANSENIRKQYHTIVLPLYQGFIDEENQITAYTDHQIFERYHKFNIKNGYSKKQNITLKELTALSVGDYVTHIDHGIGKFGGLQKIQVEGKTQEAIKLVYADNDIVYVSIHSLHKISKYNGKDGTPPKIYKLGSNAWKILKQKTKARVKHIAFNLIQLYAKRRLEKGFQFAPDSYLQNELESSFIYEDTPDQTKSTQEVKADMESDRPMDRLVCGDVGFGKTEVAIRAAFKAVDNSKQVAILVPTTILAYQHYRTFTERLKDMPVSVGYLNRFRTAKQKAQTLKDLAEGKLDIVIGTHQLVNKNVVFKDLGLLIVDEEQKFGVNVKDKLKTIAANVDTLTLTATPIPRTLQFSLMAARDLSVITTPPPNRYPIETNVVGFNEEIIRDAISYEIQRNGQVFFINNRIENIKEVAGMIQRLVPNARVGIGHGQMEGAKLEELMLGFMNGDFDVLVATTIIESGLDVPNANTIFINNANNFGLSDLHQMRGRVGRSNKKAFCYFICPPYSSMTEDARKRIQALEQFSELGSGFNIAMKDLEIRGAGDLLGGEQSGFINEIGFDTYQKIMNEAIEELKENEFKDLYPEENDIETKEYVKDLQIDTDFELLFSDEYINNVTERLSLYNELGSVKNEEELVIFQNKLIDRFGPMPPRANALMNSIRIKWIATNIGIEKLVMKKGKMIGYFVSDQQSDYYQSSKFRKVLQFVQKHSSLCQMKEKQTPNGLRLLLTFDNVKSTKRALELMEMLGE; this is encoded by the coding sequence TTGAGTAAAAACGCCTTATATACAACGTATGATAATCTGCCAAAAACACAGCAGATTGCCACACAATTACTAGAGCAAAATCAGGTAAAAATGAATCTTAGCGGATTGTTAGGATCTGCTGTTTCATTTATAATTCGCGCGGTTTTCAAAAAAACCGAGTTGCCTTTTTTGATCGTTTTAGACAATAAAGAAGAAGCTGCTTATTATTTGAACGACCTCGAACAAATGATCGGTGAGCAGGATGTATTGTTTTATCCGGCTTCATTTCGTCGTCCGTATCAAATTGATGAAACAGACAATGCCAATGTTTTGCTTCGCGCTGAGGTTTTAAATCGAATTAATTCCCGAAAAAAACCAGCGATAATTGTTACCTATCCTGAAGCACTTTTTGAGAAAGTAGTAACGCGACAACAACTCGACAAAAACACTTTAAAGGTTGCTCTGAACGATAAAATTTCGATCGATTTTATCAACGAAGTTTTGTTTGAATATGAATTCAAAAGAGTCGATTTTATTACAGAACCTGGAGAATTTTCTGTTCGTGGGGGAATAGTCGATGTGTTTTCTTTTTCAAACGACCATCCATACCGAATTGAATTCTTCGGAAATGAAGTCGACAGCATCAGAAGTTTTGATGTTGAAACACAATTATCAGTAGAAACCCATAAAAAAATCATGATTATCCCAAATGTGGAAAACAAGATTTTTCAGGAAAATCGCGAAAGTTTCTTAGATTATATTGCAGAGAAAACGGTACTTTTTATCCAAAATACTGACGGACTTTTTAGTCAGTTAGACAAACAATTCGCAAGGGCAGAAGAAGCTTTTGAGAAACTTTCAGGAGAAATTAAACATGCGACTCCGGAGCAATTATTCTTAAATCAGAGTTCGTTTATCAAACGTGCTTTAGATTTTTCAATAGTCGAATTGGCTTCAAAACCAATTTTCAAAACCACCAAAAAGGTTGAGTTTCATTTTCAGCCACAGCCTTCATTCAACAAACAATTTGATTTACTGCTGAATAATCTGAGCGACAACCATTTTAACGGATATAAAAATTACCTGTTCTGTTCGAATGAAACACAGGCAAAACGTTTTCATGACATCTTCGAATCGCTGGATGAAGCGAATTCAGAGAATATCCGCAAGCAATATCATACTATTGTACTGCCTTTGTACCAGGGATTTATTGACGAAGAAAATCAAATAACGGCTTATACAGATCATCAGATTTTTGAACGTTATCATAAATTCAACATCAAAAACGGTTATTCTAAAAAGCAGAATATTACGCTAAAAGAATTAACCGCACTTTCTGTTGGAGATTATGTAACCCATATCGATCACGGAATTGGAAAGTTTGGCGGTTTGCAGAAAATTCAGGTCGAAGGCAAAACGCAGGAAGCCATAAAATTAGTTTATGCTGATAATGATATCGTTTATGTAAGCATTCACTCGCTTCATAAAATCTCCAAATACAACGGAAAAGACGGAACTCCTCCGAAAATTTATAAATTAGGATCGAACGCCTGGAAAATTTTAAAACAAAAAACCAAGGCGCGCGTCAAACATATTGCGTTCAACTTAATCCAGCTGTATGCGAAACGACGTCTAGAAAAAGGTTTCCAATTCGCGCCGGACAGTTATTTGCAAAACGAATTAGAAAGTTCGTTTATTTATGAAGATACGCCGGATCAGACCAAATCTACACAAGAAGTAAAAGCTGATATGGAAAGCGATCGCCCAATGGATCGTTTGGTTTGTGGAGATGTTGGTTTCGGTAAAACCGAAGTTGCAATTCGTGCTGCCTTTAAAGCGGTTGATAATAGTAAACAAGTCGCGATTTTAGTTCCAACCACTATTTTGGCGTACCAGCATTACAGAACTTTTACCGAAAGATTAAAAGATATGCCCGTTTCTGTAGGTTACTTAAACCGATTCAGAACGGCGAAGCAAAAAGCACAAACCTTAAAAGATTTAGCCGAAGGAAAACTGGATATCGTCATCGGAACGCATCAATTAGTAAACAAAAATGTCGTTTTTAAAGACCTTGGTTTATTGATCGTCGATGAGGAACAAAAGTTTGGTGTAAACGTAAAAGATAAATTAAAAACGATTGCTGCGAATGTTGATACGCTGACTTTAACCGCAACGCCAATTCCGAGAACACTTCAGTTTTCATTAATGGCTGCGCGCGATTTATCCGTTATTACAACACCTCCGCCAAATCGTTATCCGATAGAAACTAATGTTGTTGGATTTAATGAAGAAATAATTCGTGATGCAATTTCATATGAAATTCAGCGAAACGGGCAGGTTTTCTTTATCAATAACCGAATCGAAAACATTAAAGAAGTGGCAGGAATGATTCAGCGTTTGGTGCCAAATGCCAGAGTCGGAATTGGTCACGGACAAATGGAAGGAGCCAAACTAGAGGAATTAATGTTAGGTTTCATGAACGGCGATTTTGATGTTTTGGTGGCAACAACGATTATAGAAAGTGGTTTGGATGTACCAAATGCCAATACGATTTTCATCAACAATGCGAATAATTTTGGATTGTCAGATCTACATCAAATGCGTGGGCGAGTAGGGCGAAGCAACAAAAAAGCATTCTGTTATTTCATCTGTCCGCCGTATTCGTCTATGACCGAAGATGCCAGAAAGCGTATTCAGGCTTTGGAACAATTCAGCGAATTAGGAAGCGGTTTTAACATTGCCATGAAAGATCTTGAAATTCGTGGTGCCGGAGATTTATTAGGTGGAGAACAAAGTGGTTTCATTAATGAAATTGGTTTTGATACATACCAAAAAATCATGAACGAAGCTATCGAAGAATTGAAAGAAAACGAATTCAAAGATTTATATCCGGAAGAGAACGATATTGAAACGAAGGAATATGTAAAAGATTTACAAATCGATACCGATTTTGAGTTGTTGTTTTCTGATGAATACATTAATAATGTTACCGAACGTTTGAGTTTATACAATGAGTTGGGTTCTGTAAAAAATGAAGAAGAACTGGTTATTTTTCAAAATAAATTAATTGACCGTTTCGGGCCAATGCCTCCGCGCGCCAATGCGTTGATGAATAGCATTCGTATCAAATGGATTGCAACCAATATAGGAATCGAAAAACTAGTGATGAAAAAAGGGAAAATGATTGGTTATTTTGTCTCCGATCAACAGTCTGATTATTACCAGTCTTCAAAGTTTAGAAAGGTTCTGCAATTTGTACAAAAACACAGTTCACTTTGTCAAATGAAAGAAAAACAAACGCCTAATGGTTTACGACTTTTATTGACTTTCGATAATGTTAAATCGACCAAAAGAGCATTGGAATTGATGGAAATGTTGGGAGAATAA
- a CDS encoding L-threonine 3-dehydrogenase, with the protein MNPKILIIGACGQIGTELTQKLRKLYGTENVIASDIRKLNTDVVNSGPFEVVNALDFNQIEHLVEVHQITDIYLMAALLSATAEKNPAFAWDLNMNSLFHVLNLAKAKKVKKIFWPSSIAVFGPTTPKENTPQYTVMEPSTVYGISKQAGERWCEYYHNIYGVDVRSIRYPGLISWSTPPGGGTTDYAVDIFYKAIADKKYECFLSSETKMPMMYMDDAIDATINIMKAPIEQIKIHSSYNLAAMSFTPTEIAEEIKKHIPEFEITYNPDFRQKIADSWPASIDDTEAREDWNWKHTFDLETMTKDMLEHLS; encoded by the coding sequence ATGAATCCAAAAATCTTGATCATTGGTGCTTGCGGTCAAATTGGGACAGAATTAACCCAGAAATTGCGTAAGTTATACGGAACAGAAAATGTAATTGCTTCTGACATTCGAAAATTAAATACTGACGTTGTAAATTCCGGGCCCTTTGAAGTGGTCAATGCTTTAGATTTTAACCAAATCGAACATCTTGTAGAGGTACATCAAATTACTGATATTTATTTGATGGCGGCACTTTTATCGGCTACAGCCGAAAAAAATCCTGCATTTGCCTGGGATTTGAATATGAATTCCTTATTTCACGTTTTAAATTTAGCGAAAGCAAAAAAAGTAAAAAAGATTTTCTGGCCATCAAGTATTGCGGTTTTTGGTCCAACAACTCCAAAAGAAAATACCCCACAATATACCGTTATGGAGCCTTCTACAGTTTACGGAATCAGTAAACAAGCCGGTGAAAGATGGTGCGAATACTACCATAATATTTATGGTGTTGATGTTCGAAGCATCCGTTATCCTGGTTTAATTAGCTGGTCTACACCTCCAGGCGGCGGAACTACAGATTATGCTGTTGATATTTTTTATAAGGCTATTGCCGATAAAAAATACGAATGCTTTTTATCATCAGAAACTAAAATGCCGATGATGTATATGGATGATGCCATTGATGCCACCATCAATATTATGAAGGCGCCTATAGAACAAATCAAAATACATTCTTCATACAATTTAGCTGCAATGAGTTTTACTCCTACTGAAATCGCTGAAGAAATTAAAAAACATATTCCGGAATTTGAGATTACTTATAATCCAGATTTCCGCCAAAAAATCGCGGACAGCTGGCCGGCAAGTATTGATGATACTGAAGCCAGAGAAGACTGGAACTGGAAACATACTTTCGATCTTGAAACCATGACTAAAGATATGCTGGAGCATTTGAGTTAA
- a CDS encoding aldehyde dehydrogenase family protein — MTTIASQFGMNEALDKLGIKLINDGTSTGLQNFSSGGILDSFSPVDGKLIASVKMSTQEDYEKVMRSATEAFKTFRLIPAPQRGEIVRQFGEKLRQNKEALGKLVSYEMGKSLQEGYGEVQEMIDICDFAVGLSRQLHGLTMHSERPGHRMYEQYHSLGVVGIISAFNFPVAVWAWNTALAWISGDVCVWKPSEKTPLCGIACQNIIAQVIKENNLPEGISCLINGDYQIGELMTKDTRIPLISATGSTRMGKIVAQAVAGRLGKSLLELGGNNAIIVTPDADIKMTVIGAVFGAVGTAGQRCTSTRRLIIHESIYDKVKDALVAAYKQLRIGNPLDENNHVGPLIDTHAVEMYAIALNKVVAEGGKILVEGGVLSGDGYESGCYVKPAIAEAENSFAIVQHETFAPVLYLIKYSGEVDNAIEIQNGVGQGLSSAIMTNNLREAERFLSVVGSDCGIANVNIGTSGAEIGGAFGGEKETGGGRESGSDAWKIYMRRQTNTINYTTSLPLAQGIKFDL; from the coding sequence ATGACAACAATAGCATCGCAATTTGGAATGAATGAAGCTCTGGATAAATTGGGCATCAAATTGATTAATGACGGAACATCAACAGGTTTACAAAACTTTTCATCAGGAGGAATTCTAGACAGCTTTTCACCGGTTGACGGAAAATTGATTGCTTCAGTAAAAATGTCAACACAAGAAGATTACGAAAAAGTAATGCGTTCGGCGACGGAAGCTTTCAAAACATTTCGTTTGATTCCTGCTCCACAGCGTGGTGAAATTGTACGCCAGTTTGGAGAAAAATTACGTCAGAATAAAGAAGCTCTTGGTAAATTGGTTTCTTATGAAATGGGAAAATCATTGCAGGAAGGCTACGGAGAAGTTCAGGAAATGATTGATATCTGCGATTTTGCAGTGGGATTATCTCGTCAGTTGCACGGATTGACGATGCATTCTGAAAGACCAGGACATCGCATGTACGAGCAATATCATTCGTTGGGAGTTGTCGGGATTATTTCGGCATTTAATTTTCCGGTTGCAGTTTGGGCCTGGAATACGGCTTTAGCCTGGATTTCCGGAGATGTTTGTGTTTGGAAACCTTCTGAAAAAACACCTTTATGCGGAATTGCTTGTCAAAATATTATTGCACAGGTAATTAAAGAAAATAATCTTCCGGAAGGAATTTCATGCTTGATCAATGGCGATTATCAGATAGGAGAATTAATGACGAAAGATACTCGTATACCTTTAATTTCTGCAACAGGCTCGACCCGAATGGGGAAAATTGTAGCGCAGGCTGTTGCTGGTCGTTTAGGAAAATCATTATTAGAGCTGGGAGGAAATAATGCTATTATTGTAACTCCGGATGCTGATATTAAAATGACCGTTATTGGAGCTGTTTTTGGAGCCGTTGGAACTGCAGGACAACGTTGTACTTCAACACGTCGATTGATCATTCACGAAAGTATTTACGATAAGGTTAAAGATGCTTTAGTGGCAGCTTACAAACAATTGCGCATTGGAAATCCGCTTGACGAAAATAATCATGTCGGACCACTTATTGATACCCATGCAGTCGAAATGTATGCGATTGCTTTAAACAAAGTTGTTGCTGAAGGTGGAAAAATTTTAGTAGAAGGCGGAGTGCTTTCAGGAGATGGTTATGAAAGTGGCTGTTATGTAAAACCTGCTATTGCCGAGGCTGAAAATTCATTTGCAATTGTACAACACGAAACATTTGCTCCAGTTTTGTATTTGATTAAATATTCTGGCGAAGTCGATAATGCAATCGAAATTCAGAATGGAGTAGGACAAGGATTATCATCTGCAATTATGACCAATAATTTACGCGAAGCAGAAAGATTTTTATCGGTTGTTGGATCAGATTGCGGAATTGCAAACGTAAATATCGGAACTTCCGGTGCTGAAATTGGTGGCGCTTTTGGTGGAGAAAAAGAAACCGGAGGTGGTCGCGAATCTGGTTCTGATGCATGGAAGATTTATATGCGACGTCAAACAAATACAATCAATTATACTACAAGTTTGCCTTTGGCGCAAGGAATTAAATTTGATTTGTAA
- a CDS encoding MBL fold metallo-hydrolase codes for MTVFNRILLCFFLISFNAFSQKEQKASFQIVPLGVKGGIDEKNLSAYLLAPINTNDFISLDAGTINAGIEKAIENKVFKVSTSEVLRKYIKGYFISHAHLDHVSGLIINSPADSAKTVYATTKCMEMMENHYFNDQTWANFGDKGPGTPLKKYHFQTLNIGQETPITNTTMTVKSFPLSHVNPFESTAFLIKNGDAYALYLGDTGPDAVEKSTDLAALWTAIAPLIKSKQLKGIFIEVSFPNEQPDQFLFGHLTPNYLMKELHVLEELAGKGTLKGFKIIVTHLKPPTTNIVKLKEQIKNQNDLGLQIIYPEQGKRFEL; via the coding sequence ATGACCGTTTTCAATCGTATTCTGCTATGCTTCTTTTTAATTTCATTTAATGCTTTTTCTCAAAAAGAGCAGAAAGCTTCATTTCAGATTGTTCCATTAGGAGTAAAAGGCGGTATTGATGAAAAAAATCTATCAGCATATTTATTAGCACCGATAAACACAAATGATTTTATCAGCCTAGACGCCGGAACTATAAATGCCGGAATTGAAAAAGCCATTGAAAATAAGGTTTTCAAAGTTTCAACGAGCGAAGTTTTGAGGAAATATATAAAAGGTTATTTCATCTCACATGCACATTTAGATCATGTTTCGGGTTTAATAATTAACTCCCCAGCCGATTCAGCTAAGACTGTTTACGCTACTACTAAATGTATGGAAATGATGGAAAATCATTATTTCAACGATCAAACCTGGGCTAATTTTGGAGATAAAGGCCCTGGAACTCCATTGAAAAAATATCACTTTCAAACTTTAAATATTGGCCAAGAAACACCAATCACCAATACTACAATGACGGTTAAATCTTTTCCGTTAAGTCATGTTAATCCTTTTGAGAGTACTGCTTTTTTAATTAAAAATGGAGATGCTTACGCTTTATATTTAGGAGATACCGGACCTGATGCCGTAGAAAAAAGTACTGATTTGGCAGCTTTATGGACTGCAATTGCGCCGCTTATAAAAAGCAAACAACTAAAAGGAATTTTTATTGAAGTGTCCTTTCCAAATGAGCAGCCTGATCAGTTTTTATTTGGGCATCTGACACCAAATTATTTGATGAAAGAGCTTCATGTTTTAGAAGAATTAGCTGGAAAAGGAACTTTAAAGGGTTTTAAAATCATTGTAACGCATTTAAAACCGCCAACTACAAATATTGTAAAACTTAAAGAGCAAATCAAGAATCAGAATGATTTAGGATTGCAAATTATTTATCCTGAGCAAGGGAAGCGATTTGAATTGTAA
- a CDS encoding endonuclease/exonuclease/phosphatase family protein, which yields MPSIQSFFYLIILLSFSLQAQPKKYIIHTIAFYNFENLFDTNNDINTNDDEWTPIGAQHWTEEKYHQKLKNLARVISEIGTPENPNAPTIIGGSEIENRGVLEDLIKEPKLFPYDYGIIHFDSPDKRGIDVALLYQKKYFKPTSFSNIPLLIYKKKELTKEDKKEPDDEIEDKTEIAKDNNRVFTRDQLLITGFLEGEEISIIVNHWPSRSGGEKASSQFREAAGRLNRKIIDSLQRINPNAKVFTMGDLNDGPFNKSVKIALGAKAKKTEVPEFGIFNPFEEMANKGMGTIAFRDSWDIFDQIMMTESIIKPDYSTFTFWKAGIFNRPFLVQNFGQYKGYPLRHSQTEVGFSDHFPVYIYLIKEKL from the coding sequence ATGCCTTCGATCCAATCTTTCTTTTATTTAATTATTCTATTGTCTTTTTCGCTTCAGGCACAACCAAAAAAATACATTATTCATACCATCGCATTTTACAATTTCGAAAATTTATTTGATACCAATAATGATATCAATACGAATGATGACGAATGGACGCCAATCGGAGCACAACATTGGACAGAAGAGAAATACCATCAAAAATTAAAAAATCTCGCGAGAGTAATTTCTGAAATTGGAACGCCAGAAAACCCAAATGCACCGACGATTATTGGTGGTTCAGAAATTGAAAATCGTGGTGTTCTTGAAGATTTAATTAAAGAACCAAAACTATTTCCGTATGATTACGGAATCATTCATTTTGATTCACCAGATAAACGAGGAATCGACGTTGCTTTACTGTATCAGAAGAAATATTTTAAACCAACCTCATTTTCAAATATTCCATTATTGATTTATAAAAAGAAGGAATTAACTAAAGAAGACAAAAAAGAACCTGATGATGAAATTGAAGATAAAACAGAAATCGCAAAAGACAATAATCGTGTTTTTACCAGAGATCAGCTTTTAATAACCGGATTTTTAGAAGGTGAAGAAATAAGTATTATCGTTAATCATTGGCCGTCGCGATCAGGTGGAGAAAAAGCTTCGAGCCAATTTCGTGAAGCAGCCGGAAGATTAAACCGAAAAATTATCGACTCATTGCAGCGAATTAATCCGAATGCCAAAGTTTTTACAATGGGAGATTTAAATGATGGTCCGTTTAATAAGAGTGTGAAAATTGCTTTAGGGGCAAAGGCGAAAAAAACAGAAGTTCCTGAATTTGGTATTTTTAATCCGTTTGAAGAGATGGCAAATAAGGGAATGGGAACAATTGCTTTTAGAGATTCCTGGGATATTTTCGATCAAATAATGATGACCGAATCAATTATAAAGCCCGATTATTCCACTTTTACGTTTTGGAAAGCAGGCATTTTTAATCGACCTTTTTTGGTTCAAAATTTTGGACAGTATAAAGGATATCCACTTCGTCATAGTCAAACAGAAGTAGGTTTTAGCGATCATTTTCCGGTTTATATCTATTTGATTAAAGAAAAGTTGTAA
- a CDS encoding YraN family protein — MAEHNELGKKGEELAVKYLQEDGYEILDRNWTYQKAEIDIIAQKDNYLAIVEVKTRSSLDFGDPQDFVKPKKIQLLIKAVNAYINDREMDFEETIEVRFDIIAIHKNGETFAIEHLTDAFYHF; from the coding sequence ATGGCTGAACACAATGAACTCGGAAAAAAAGGTGAAGAACTGGCTGTAAAATATCTTCAGGAAGATGGATATGAAATATTAGATCGAAACTGGACTTATCAGAAAGCTGAAATTGATATTATTGCACAAAAAGATAACTATTTGGCTATAGTCGAAGTTAAGACAAGATCAAGCTTAGATTTTGGAGATCCGCAGGATTTTGTGAAACCAAAAAAAATTCAATTACTCATAAAAGCAGTAAATGCCTACATAAACGATAGGGAAATGGATTTTGAAGAGACTATCGAGGTTCGTTTTGACATCATTGCGATCCATAAAAACGGCGAAACATTTGCAATTGAACATCTTACTGACGCTTTTTATCATTTTTAA
- a CDS encoding 3-hydroxyanthranilate 3,4-dioxygenase gives MAIAKPFNLTKWIDENRHLLKPPVGNKNLYVDSGDYIVMIVAGPNARKDYHYNETEELFYQLEGNIKVVIQEDGERKEMELNAGDMYLHPAKIPHSPVRSAGSIGLVIERKRAGKGYTDGLLWHCDNCNHKLYEVFFELHNIEKDFLPHFEHFYNSEDLRTCDNCGTVMESDPRFVAKK, from the coding sequence ATGGCAATAGCAAAACCCTTCAACCTTACGAAATGGATCGATGAAAACCGTCATTTATTAAAACCACCAGTTGGAAATAAAAATCTCTACGTTGATTCTGGCGATTATATCGTAATGATTGTGGCGGGTCCAAATGCCCGAAAAGATTATCATTACAACGAAACTGAAGAACTTTTTTATCAGCTTGAAGGAAATATAAAAGTTGTAATTCAGGAAGATGGCGAACGTAAAGAAATGGAATTAAATGCAGGCGATATGTATCTTCATCCTGCTAAAATTCCGCATTCTCCGGTTCGTTCTGCGGGTTCAATTGGATTGGTAATCGAGCGTAAACGTGCAGGAAAAGGTTATACTGACGGCTTACTTTGGCATTGCGATAATTGTAATCATAAATTATACGAAGTGTTTTTTGAGTTGCATAATATCGAGAAAGATTTCCTGCCTCATTTCGAACATTTCTATAATTCTGAAGACTTAAGAACCTGTGATAATTGCGGAACTGTAATGGAATCTGATCCGAGGTTTGTTGCGAAGAAGTAG
- a CDS encoding LD-carboxypeptidase, translating into MITPPYLKKGDTIALLATARKNIDDNLKPTIDLLHSWGLEAVVGSTIGLDYHQLAGTDEQRAADFQKQLDNPNIKAIWCVRGGYGTVRMLDLLDFTKFKQNPKWIIGFSDVTVLHNHLNTMGYKSIHGVMPVTIPRATPAAISSMKASLFGEPLSYSVGPDKMNRFGKATGELVGGNLSILYSLLGSQSAIDCKDKILFIEDLDEYLYHIDRMMMNLRRNGCIENLKGIVIGGMTKMKDNEVPWGKNALEIIDDVTKKYNIPVIFNFPAGHIQDNRALIMGSTVTIDVNASGSTLTFKK; encoded by the coding sequence ATGATCACACCACCTTATTTAAAAAAAGGAGATACTATAGCACTTTTAGCAACTGCCCGAAAAAACATCGATGACAACCTTAAACCTACTATAGATTTATTACATAGCTGGGGTTTAGAAGCTGTTGTTGGAAGTACCATTGGTCTTGACTATCATCAGCTTGCCGGAACAGACGAGCAGCGTGCGGCCGATTTTCAGAAGCAATTAGATAATCCGAATATTAAAGCGATTTGGTGCGTTCGTGGTGGATACGGAACTGTAAGAATGCTTGATTTATTAGATTTTACCAAATTCAAACAAAACCCAAAATGGATTATTGGTTTTAGTGATGTAACGGTTTTACACAATCACTTAAATACTATGGGCTATAAATCGATTCATGGTGTAATGCCTGTAACGATTCCGCGTGCGACTCCGGCCGCTATTAGTTCTATGAAAGCAAGTTTATTTGGAGAGCCATTATCCTATTCTGTTGGTCCGGATAAAATGAATCGTTTCGGAAAAGCAACTGGCGAATTAGTGGGTGGAAATCTATCTATTTTGTACAGTTTATTAGGATCACAATCAGCTATAGATTGCAAGGATAAAATTTTATTTATAGAAGATTTAGATGAATACCTATATCATATTGATCGTATGATGATGAACCTGAGACGCAACGGATGCATCGAAAACCTGAAAGGAATTGTTATTGGAGGAATGACAAAAATGAAAGACAACGAAGTTCCCTGGGGAAAAAATGCATTAGAAATTATTGATGATGTAACCAAAAAATATAATATTCCTGTAATCTTTAATTTTCCGGCAGGTCATATTCAGGACAATAGAGCGCTGATTATGGGTAGTACCGTAACAATTGACGTAAATGCATCCGGAAGCACGCTTACTTTTAAAAAGTAG